A region of the Brachyhypopomus gauderio isolate BG-103 chromosome 11, BGAUD_0.2, whole genome shotgun sequence genome:
TGACAAACGTGCAGATTTTTAGATTGACACATTTTTAAGCAGGAGCATCTGTTCATTGACCAAGAGCCCATATGTCCTGTTTAGAGCTAGATGAATGGGTCAGTAATCAGTTGCGATGGTTAGTGATCTTTTGCCATATATGAATTCTTAAGACAGTGGTTTTAATGCAGGGATTCATTCATTTCTTACAACTAATCTAATATCAGGGAATCAACCCTTCTGTCTAGGAAGCAGCTTCTGTTGCAGGGACGATTATTCACATACAACACAGAGCCCAGTGTTTTGGTATTGAACTGCATGCATGTCAGACATTTGGAAGCAGACAATGAGTCTGTCTCCAAGACAATGAGTCTGTCTCCAAGACAATGAGACTGCTCGGAGTTGTGCACATTAGATCATGAAACAcccacagcaacaacagactatcatgaaataacatgttttacattacaggaacagacatacagacacttACACCGACATCTTGTAGTACATACAGAAGACATTAACAATGGCTTTTTAGTATGTTTTCTTTATAGAAATATTTGCATATATACCTAGGTATATACACAGTTTCACATAGACGATGTAAGAGATTAAAGACACATAACATAGGTAGGTACGATTCACAAACATTCtacatccttacaaacaaatgcaTGACTAAAAGATGATTTAcctatttattattttaagtaATTATTGCAGTCTAAACAATATGGCTTTAACTAGTGATAAAAGTCTCAGCACTAGAATAGAAAGTAATACATAATACTAACATCCTATAAGAAATAGAAAGCTTACCTGGTGTATTTAACTATTTCTATCTTCAATATTCACTATTAATATTTTTGATGCATGAACAGCCAAATTAATAAGTAGTTCAGGAATTAATGTAAATTGGGATGCATCAGAtgtttcaaaattattttttaattttgttttaatccaCATAGTTAGGGCTATTGATTTATATTTATCACTACTTTGCCTCATTAACTATGCTTATAATATCCATCATGCATTACTTAACCCACTATTTCTTGGCCTGTGATTAGATCACTCACAATATAAATACGCAAACCGAAAGGGTCTGGAAATCGGTCTAAGAACAGGTTTCAGGCCGCAACACATATTTACAGCCAAGCAATGTTAGCTACCCATTTTACCATTTGACAATTTTACGAAAACAAACATTTGACCAGACTTTGTGTTTTAAACATGCTCTACATCTAGTTTTTATGGTAAAAAATACATGGTAATTAAAATAGATACAGATGTCCAATGACTGGAAGTACTTTGATGGGAAGATTATCTCTTTCTTTAGGCCAGTTCAGATGGTTGATTGTTGGTAAAAATTGGCAACACATGATTAAAATGAGAAAATTCTATGttagaacaaaataacaacttTAACTGAAAGTCAATACAATGTGAACTTGTCAGAGGTTTTTAAGGTAAGCTTGTAGAGAATTGCAAGATTGTAAAATTGTACAATGATATGTCCTTTGAATCACTTGGAATTTGGTAACATTTGTATAATGTCATTCTATCCCTTTTATTTTACAGTGGAGCCAATGATGAAAGATGTTTCTAcatctccatcacctccctGGTTGCAAACAGCCACACTAAATATGTGTAAATAAAATCAGGGTATTCTCTCCTTTCTTTGGTCTATGGGGTTCTAAAAgcaaaaagaataaaaaatgtTTTCCTAGATGGCTACTACAAGGGATGTTGGGCTTGACCAGTGCAGAAGTAAGATCTAATGATGAAGCAACTAATAGGAGAGCCATTTTACAACAAAGCAATGACACCTGCAAAAGTATTCTCAAAGAACCTTTTTGGAAACAGGTGCATATTAAGAACAAGGCCAATTATAAATCGGTTTATTCACAACAGGCAGTGTCAAACAGCCCTTGTATCACAAGACTGATATAAGTCTTTCTCTAGGGTCTGTTTCTGTGGCAGTGTTTGGTCATTGGTCCCACTGTTATTTGTACCCTTATGTTCTACATACACTGTTTTTAATTAGGCAAGATCAAGGAAGAACTCCCCCAATACAGTTGTTATTTTGATTTTGATTGTCTTTGGGGTGAAGACCTTTTATTTGAAAGAACtgcttattatatatattatatatatatatatatatatattatcatGATCATAGAGCTGATTTGGCCATGTAAACATTTTGTAAGGTAAAATCTGTTAATGTGATCATGTTTCCACCCAGTGCaaactgaaatactcagacaCTTTCGTTTTCTGAAACCTTTGCTAGCAGGGCTAACATGTATCATAACTTTGTATCACACCTATAACAAATCTAAAGATTGTTAATTTAAAAATTAAGAAGAGTATAAGAGTATAAGATATAGAATAGGTAAACAAAAATGCCAGACTGCATACAGTTTGAGGATTCAGATAATCTGCAATGGCATTCTAGAGGCAATCACCTTATCCTTCAGGTCAGTTATGAGCAGTTCATTGTCATGTACGGCAAAGCCAAATCCAAAGGACAGTTTCACTATTTCATTCAAAAAGTGTCATAGCTTGACCATTTGTATCCCAGAGAGAGACATTTGCAGTATTTCTTGAGAACAACTAAGCAAATCGGAGAACCTCCATGTCGGGGAGGTCATTGGAAGGCAGCATACACTAACTGCTGTTTAAAATTGCCCTCTTTGAACTGATCACCAGTGTCTGGAGAAAATAAAAGACCTAACTGTGGGCAAACCCTATTCCAGACGCCATGTTCAACAGTCTTAGCTGCATGGAATGTCTTTCTTGGTGTCGTTTTCTTTAATATTGTGGGCTGAATACTCAATAGCGATAGCTCACAGTTTGCGGTATAGCTTGTGAGGCTTGTGCATGTGAGCTAACTGATAGAAAGATCTTTAAAGTGTAAACAATTTGAACCTGGATGGCagtgaaaaaaacatttgtggGCATgtgaaccttttttttcttcagtaaAAAGAGCAACTAAGACTTCATCAAGGTAGTGAAAATCCTTCCATGGTTTTCAATCACACCCACTCCCAATTCACCCctccaaaaaaacaacaaaaaggggggaaaaacaaacaaaaaataactcccccacccaaaacaaacaaacaaacaaacaaaaattatGTCCGTTACTTTTTAAACATGTCCTGAAGTGGTCCAGGAAGAAATTTCAGGACGGTGTCTAAAATGCTCTCCtcgtcttcatcatcatcatccccaCACCCCGCAGGGATGGCCTTTTTGGGGCGGGTTAGTGAGCCCTCACAGGCTTGTTCCATAGCTGCTTTCTCCTCTGcctccttctcctctttcttcttcagTCCATACTATATAAACACAGGGGGATTCAGACCACATGCCAGAAATGGTACTCAAGGCTCAATCCCTGTGTCTGTTCATGTAATTGCTGTCTTTCTGATCAAGAAAACAATTTTCAGGTATTTGATGAATCTACAAAGGACCAGAGACTCATGTTATGATTACAGTAAACACGTTGCAACCAGTGCCCCAGCACACCAGCTGCCATTTAAACTAACAGGTCTTGCATTTCTGTGGCTCTTGGattaaaaaatttaatttaattttatttttttacattttaaatgtaaaagtcGTGCACTGTAGGTGTTCTACCAGCATGTCTTTTCAGTACACTGTACCTCATAGTAAACTTAAAAAGGAACAAATAAACGGAGATGTGGTTTCTCAAGTTGCTAACAATGCCATGCATAACATACGCATAAAGTGCATCTGTCCAACCAGAAACCTCCTCAGGCATCTGTTCAAGTCAGTACAGGCTGTTGCTGAATGTTGTGAAGACAGGCAACATTACACACTCCCAACAGTTCGATACTCGTGCTAATTCCATTCTATTTGAATCTGTTAATCTAATCTTAACTGTCCAGTTTGCTCTGTCACTCCTCCATCTTGAGAGAACATTTCTATTTATCAAATTATGCTACAAATGGAAACTCAACATGCATTTATTTGCCATATTTGAAATACTCAGCTGTGGGTGATTACTGAGAGAGTACACACGTTATTTTATGGTGACTGATCATTTGGAATTGGGGCCTGAAACAAACATATCCTGGCAAagtgtcagttttttttttattagttaATTTAATGTGTTAATTGAATTCATTTTAATCATTAAATTATGTAAATAAATACTTTTCAAGTACAGTTTGGACAGCCCAGGAAGCTCACCTTGTCCCGTATGGTCTGTCTGACCTTTTCCCTTTCTGCCTCCATGCGAGCGTGTTTGgccttcctctcttcctcctgttGCCTCAgtgcctcctgtctctcttcttCCTTCTTCTGGGCATCTGGgtctttctcctcttctccacctAACATTTTCCCCATGTCTTTTGTGGCCCCTGTGGGAGACAACCAGCAGCTTGTTTACTTGTAAAAGCCGTTTTCTTTTAGCACCTTGAGACTAATTCTATTTCTTTTACAACCTTTAGAATAAAGGTAAACTGTGACTGTAGCTCAGTGAACTGTACTAAATACTCTTATTGCCGAAACAAGTGTTTGAAGTCATGTCGCCCAATAGCAAGGAACTAACTGCACTAATTATACCATGTAAACAGTAACTTTCAAAAACTTTCACATGTGACTCAAGGAGTAAATGTGTAGATGCCATGTATATTTCTAATCACaggagaaataaaataaataatttaaaatgcaAACAGTATCGCCAACACAATAGTAGCAAGTGTACATACTGTCTGACAGTAGGTCTGATAGGAGGTCTGGTAGAAGGTTTGATTGTAGGTTTTGAGGGCAGATTTAGAGTTTCAGAGTGATCAACCCTTGTGCCAACAATAACCATTGCCATACCCTTTAATAACCATCACCAATATCCATTAGTCTTGATTTTTTCCTAATCATAATGGTGAACGGTCAAAGAGAAAAGTCAAATAAAAATGTCATATTGTGAGcaccattttttttctttaacttGAAGACATGAAATGAATTGAACTGAATCTTTTTATTGACCTTGTTGAACTCTGTCTCATGAGATTATGTCTTAGTTTAGTCctcttaaaacatttaaaactgaGGAAGGCTCAATGAAAATATTCAGCCTTCACAACACCAAGCCAGCTTAACCAAAGTATTTAAAAACAAGCTGTCAGCTTTGCAAAACTGAGTAACACTTAGAGGCTTTACTGATCTTATTTTAGGTTGTTCTCAAGCTTCCCACGCTTGCCTGGGAAAAGACTGCTGTGATTCATACACTGTGAGCACTGTGGTGCTCTCGGTGTGACATGCTGGTAAAGTGGGTATTTCTGAGCTAAAATAAGGAAGCCACAGAGGGACACTGGAGAGATACACATTCCTCCTCTCTCACAAGCATCTGCTGCACTTCCACCTATCAATGACGGAGCCTTACAgtcatcttttatttatctctTCATGATGGATGTGAGGAGCATGCTTCAGATGCTAGCCCATTGTGTACCATGGAAACATAAGGTGACTTCTTTATAAACAACCTTCAGAATAACTAATGCCtggtataaaatatacaaactaataTGGAATTACCATCAATGTTGTGTTTTAAAACATGGAATaatcattttttaatttttttaataaaacttCATTCATCCCACGAGTGGGAAATTCAGTTCAAAATGAATGTCCAAActcacaataaaaaataaaaaaggttgGAAACAAATCCAAAAACATCCAAATTGACAGCACCAGACTAACAACAGACAGGCGATCAAAGCCTAAGGCTATTGTAACACACATTGAAAAGGCATAAGGCCAGTAGCAGAATGTATTATGTACTCCTACGCCTTCTCTGTCCATATCAAACAACGACACCATCCATGCAGTAAACTCAGAAATGTTCACTTGTtctactggagtattattttcaGGGTGGTAAAATGATCAACCCTAGATTCTTGCTTCCCAAATCCACAAGATAGTTTGGGAGGAATAGCTGTATGAGACAATGAAGGTGTGGATGTCTGTTCATGGTCTTCCACCGGTTTCGGTGTGAGTCGTCTTAACTTCCCCTGAGTGCTCGAAAGTTAGTGATAAGTGAGTCCAGGTAATGAGCCGATCTTGAAACACATATTTTTCCTTCGAGACAGGAATGAGAAGCAGTGGCTTCACATAACCTCCATTGCAGATCCTCTTCAAAGTCTCACTATAACACTCCTATGACACACACAGTAGGTAGAAGAGGTAAGGAGTTTGTCTCACGGATGTGAGAAAGGCCTTACCATTCTGTGACCCGGGCCTGATTTGAAAATGATacacaataaaaaataataaccaTAAATGAGTGTTTAGCCCCCTTCAACCAGTGTCGCCACTCCTCAAAAAAGGGTCTGATGAAGGAGTGGGAGTTGGAGTCTGATTTGGAGGAACCTCTGCTATAAAGAGTTCCTCCGGGTACAGTTGTTTATCTACTGGAGCTTCAGTAAAAGTTTTCTTAAGGCCCTGAGTATATATGGAGAATATATATTGGGAATGTATCCTGTTATGGCCTGAAGCCTAGACAGCGGTCGTAACACTAGGCAATCAGGTGTAACCATGTAGCCATAGTGGCCAGAATTGGTCATGAATGCTTCCTTCCTACTAAGATAGGACTCCTCAGATCCAGCTTGGTAATGAATCTGGCCACCCTCAATGATATTGCTAAGGCCTCTATAATCTACTATAatctatgcatgtgtgtaacCCGCCATCcttctttggggggggggggaaaccTGTTGCTGCTGGGGACCTAGAAGGATGAATATACCCTTGTGTTATGTTACAGTTACATAATCCTCCATAGCCTTGTTCTCCGCAACGGAGAGGACGAGCTCCAGGAGGCACACCCCCTCCCACTAAATCTATGGCACAATCACGGGAACGATTTGGCAGTAGCACTGCAGCCTTCTCAGCCTTCTGCAGACTGCCAAGTCCTGGTACTCCAAAGCTAAAGCTGTCAGCTGGTTTAGGGCTCTGAACAGAAGTGGAGGCTGTGATTACATGGGGAACTCTTATGTTTTTAAAACAGAAAGGCGACCATGTGATTATGTCCCTCCCATGAAACTACGAGACTATGCCTTTGTAGCCAGGTGTGGCGCAATACACCTggctacaaaaaaaaacaaaaacagtgatTGTCTCTTCATGGATGGCAGTACACTACAAAAAGTGACAGGAGTAGTATGATGTGTGACTAATCCAGATACATTTGTGCCCTCCAGTGAGAACTTTAAGAACAGGTTCCAGGGCAAATGTAAAGATGTCAAGAGATCTCACAAGCTCAAACACGAAGTCGCCAGCAGCTTCATAGTCAGTCAGTGCTGGAATGTCAATAATACATCCCTGATGGAGAACACCTGCTACTCCCCACCTTGGTGTGCAAGGATTCCTCTGCCTTGCTTCTATTGGGCCGAGTGGGGCAATTGCGGAGGATATGACTCTCCTCAACAGATGCAAGGCTGTAGATATCTGCATTGTTGCTCTTGGGAGCTGAGATGTAGGTTGCCCACTTGCTATTCTTCTGTCTCAACCTGATGAGGTGGACTGCGTCTTGGTTGTCTCTGATGCTCATTATTTCTCTCTTGCAGAAGGAAACTGAGGCCAATAGACATCGATATCAGCTCCTCCAGTGTCTTGGAGTCATCATAGCAGGCCTGTTCCATTTCTATATCCAAATCCAGTCATTGTCTATAGGTGGTTATCATTCAATCCGCTACTTGCAGTTAGGTTGTGGAATTCCAATGCATAATCAGAAGTGGAACATACCTGCTTCAAGGTATCATTAGCTCTGCGCTAGCCCTGATCCTTTAAGGGATgatcaaaaaacacacaaagctgGGCAGTACAAAGGCTGTAATCTCTGGTGAAATTACACCCTCAGTCTAAACCGCACTGGCCAATTCTAGCGCTTTAAAGCATAACAACAATAGAATTAGGAGAAGAGTCTTCACAGGGAGACTGATGGGTGAAATGCAAAGAGCACAGCATCAAAAATCCTTTACATCTGGATTGCTGTTGCTTTTATCAAGCAGTGCTAAACAAAACGGAAAGGCACTGGAtgcaggtggagagagtgtaACTACCCCTGGAGCTCCAGATGTTGCCAGACACATGGTATGTGAGCTCTGTTATGGTAGGAACTAATGCTGGAAGCTACTGTGTCTGCCTAGCACGTTCCTCCACCATATTGCCTACGGTGCTAGTGGTGCTGATTCAATGGCTTGCCTTTAGTTTCTAGTGCATCCAGAACAGATTAGGTTCTTGCCAACACCATGATGATGGCAAAGTCTTGTGTCAGAACTGGAGAACCGAGAGACAGGGTCACTTGCAGGAAAAGTGTTTAAAGAGAAGAAGGGTTATCCATACTCATTCGAAAATAGGCAAAGGTTAGTAAatccaaaaaataataaaattgaaATTTGGCATGAGACATGCAGATAGCAAATAATAATGGCTCAGAAATGTGAGCCTAGACAAACATCACAAAACAGCATTTatagaaatgtaaatgtgccatattttgtcaattgtgatttttcaccacactagtgattaactagggggctgtggatcacacgtgcccagagcggagGGCAGCCCTAGACgagcgcccagggagcagttggggttaggtgccttgctcaagggcacctcagtcatggcctcaggcctggggatcgaacccacgaccctccggtcacaagaccagttccctaccaccaggctaAGACAGACATGAAGAAAACAAGGCACAAGTGAAACTAATTTTCAGGGGACAAAGCATGATCAGGAGGATTGTGGGTAGTGATCTTGGCCAAATGCCAGTTCTGGGTGGCAAGTGTGACAATATACCCTCAAGGATCCTGGATATACTGGATCCCTCTCTGAAAGGCTGTGAGGACAACCTCTAGGATGAGGAGTATATCTCACTGGATGTGTCTGACAGAAATCTGGGTGGCAGACATGCCACTCAGAGACAGAGTGACTTATAGAGTGATTTTCAGAGACTCAAGCATGCTATACAACAATAGACACTGTATACAGACATCCTAAGTAACTAAACTCTGAGTGAACAAGAgattttttgagttttgatttGAAGGCAGAAAGATTACTTCAAGCTGGGACATAGGATGTGCCACTGTAGGATTTAGCTCACACTGTATAGAGTTTTATGAGCTGGATAACAAGAAGGTCGGAATGAGGAGATATGAGTGAATTCACTTGTGTGTAGGGAACCATAAGTACGGGGCAAGTCCATGAATTGCTTTGTATATAATTGTTAGCATTTCGAATTTGATGCATGTTgtaactggaagccagtgaagttttattttattttggcaCCGCACATATGTTAACTTATAATAAGTTGCTTTGATACTGTTAAACTATGTCTACATGCCTCTCTCAAGACGATCAGGGGCAAAGATCTGCCAGTGGACATGTTACATGTCTAGTGCATCTGTGCATAGGACACCTTGGGCTCAGATTAGCATTCATCTGAGGTCTAGGCACAGGCAGGTATCTCTACAGTCACAAGAGGACAGGTAGTGGTAGAAGGTCATTCAAAGCCTTGGGTCTAGGCCACCCATATCCCCCACCCTCCGGAGTCCCATAATGGATAATTAACTACCAAGATCAGTGGTCCTTTTTTCTGCTAAATGGATTTGTATGCCCAAGCTTTTTTTTCCGTCCTGACATTCCACATGGTCAAGGTTGTTGATCTTGCCTTTTCATTCATATCTAAATGTTCTGGTTCAATAGTACAGAAAAGTCTGACCTCTAAATGCAGAGTCCCTGTACTGGCTTTATAATACAGCCTCTTTTCATTTGCTACAATAATGTTTCAATGGTAACCACAAATTTCAAGCAAAAGCTTAGTCACTTTCCTAGGTGTGTTATACAGAATCGTCTTCAGAATCAGCATATTAGCAAACAAAATATGTGGCCCATTTATTTCAGTCAGTTTTAAAGCCATGCAGAGATTAGTTAGCATAACAAAAGAGGAGATTTCCTTGTTCATCAGATTTGGCATGCCTTTACACCAGAGTACTGTGGGAATAAGACTCTGGTGATGGATGGGTGACCAAATCCTATGATTATAATGCAGCGTTTGTTAGAACTATATTCATATAATCAGAGAAAACCCCTAATTCTTGTTGATATGCAAATCACGAGGCCTCCCTAAATTAACATGTTAATTAAGTTCCTAGTATTCTTTGATAAAAGCAGTAATAAAATAGGTCACTTACTGCCACTATTGCAGCAAATGTCTATAGAAAAGGTCTTGGATTATGAAACAGTAGAACAGTGTCCTTGGAGACCCGCCATGTTGTAGTGTGTCCAAAAACATACTATGAGATATCCAGTGCAATATAACAATCCCAGAATGCACTGCAAGTGTATAAATGAAGATTTGTGCACAGATTCTCTGAGGAGGACCAAGGGATGACAGCAAGATCAAATTATTTGGTGTTAAAAATCTTTTTAATAAACTAGCTACTGATCATTTGATTACATTTGATGCGCTAAAGACACGGCGACTTTAGTACACCGTCTGGCATGTTGTCAATGTCACTCTACAGAGGCCCCCTGTTGGCCAACCCCATCAGCAgtggcagtatttcatgttgaACTATTGTGACactgtgttcatccctcaggtgggcgtggcccaCTAGGGAACccgacacctgagggtcgtttgtctgtctatatatgttttgactttgtaccagttgactacTCCCTCATTATGTGacaggttttgtgttggtccatTTTAGTCATTAAATCTTCCATTTTCCCTGACACTGGTGTGTTCGCTTCCCTCTTTTTTTGCACTCGTTCACCCATCACAGTTGCACAGTGGATTGCGGCATGATTAGATTGTTTCTGCGACGCAATCTTCTGATGCACAATAATGATGTAACAACATCTCTGAAATCACCCCCTCCTTTGACAAATTCTGTCCCCTATAATAGGGCTTTATGTACAAAAATTCACAAAAAATCACTACATATCCAATTTTTGCATGTGTACAAGAATGAAGAGGGCACATTTTTTGGACACAGAATTTTTTCAGTGATTCTTATATATCAAATAGTACAGGAGATTGTAGTTACATCTCAGTTTAAAAAACATGCATAACTATTTTAGCTTACattttgtaaaaataaaaatgtgaatAAACAATTTCACACCTAATTGTGTTTCACTATTTTGGGCATCTGCTGATCAAACCAAAAAACACAGGCTTGGGAAGACAGGGAGCTGCTGTAATGCTACATACTTGTGAATAATAAGGGCTACAGAAGTTTGATGAGTAGACATTAGTTTTTACTAATGAATGAAATTTGAGGATAGATCATGCCATTGAAGTAAACACAATTGCAAATGCATAAAAAAACACATGTTAAGCATGTCATGGGCAGTATCTTCTTATAGCACCATTTCTCTCTGGCTGATCTTGGGACACTAGTGATCATGGCTGAAGCAAAAATATTGCCAAGTGTCTGAAGACAGTACTGCCCACTGTCACAGTGAAAGTAGGGGAGGGGCTTACTTtaggcaaaataatgacacaacTTACACAGCAGCACTAAGCTACATTGGCCTGAATGTGGGGACAAAAACGATCTGTGACCCTTAGTGACCCCATTGCATGCACACAGATCTTGAACAAATTTGTGGGATGGATTTCTAGGCTCATTTCACTTTTCATGCAACTGCGTTCAAGCGGCTGTGCCAGGGAGCTGGTGTGACGTTGGTGTCGAGAGACGGATGCCAAGATGCGTAGCAGGCTCACAGATGTTTATTAACAAACACCAGCGCTtagcgcacacagacacatgcagctCTCATTGATACAAACTGACAACAACTAAGGGACGAgacacatgtttatatacatGAAACAAAATGGGAGACAAGTGTAACACATAATCCTAACAAGGCGAGAGACAGTTGACACGAACAAAGGGGcattggcacacacacacacacacacacacacacacacacacacacacacacacacacacacacacacacaggtacatataAGGACATAACCAGACTAAACCACACGTAGACATGCTCCAATGGGGAG
Encoded here:
- the cplx2b gene encoding complexin-2, whose translation is MDFVMKQALGGATKDMGKMLGGEEEKDPDAQKKEEERQEALRQQEEERKAKHARMEAEREKVRQTIRDKYGLKKKEEKEAEEKAAMEQACEGSLTRPKKAIPAGCGDDDDEDEESILDTVLKFLPGPLQDMFKK